A stretch of the Janthinobacterium sp. B9-8 genome encodes the following:
- a CDS encoding M13 family metallopeptidase, whose product MPNPIRTAITALFIAGSALSHANNLVLEADTMDRSADPCNNFYQYANGHWLEKHPVPADRARYGAYDEVSERNLTALKSIIETAAKSTGNHAASHKVGAFYLSGMDEARLEAEGAKPLAERLAQISAMNTQQDLIRVLAQLHKEGVNPLFDFSVNQDAKNSLRYIVDLSQGGLGLPDRDYYLKLDSKHKKLRHQYKAHLVQMFTLLGDSPQTAEKNAIRILRLETGLASVSMTMVEQRDPEATYHLLNIKDVQKLSPHFTWSAYFEELGITAPKEINIAQPKFFAHISHLFNNTSMDDWKAYLRWHLVHARAQYLSTVFVNTDFAFYSQTLSGAKELRPRWKRVLKSLDQNLGEVLGELYVAQYFSPAAKAKALEMVANIKLAMVEQIKSLEWMSAATKEQALKKLDKVVVKIGYPETWRDYSSLQIDKESYAGNIKRSHEFEFKRQLAKLGKKIDRNEWGMTPSTVNAYYNPTMNEMVFPAGILQAPLFHMGADTASNYGNTGATIGHELIHAFDDEGSQFDGDGNLKSWWTTEDRSNFTARVARIEKQFDEFNPIDKLHINGKLTAGENIADLGGLKIALLALKKSLQAKPQPEKIDGLTQEQRFFIANAQSFRNNTRVEALRLQILTDPHAPEKYRVIAPFANMPEFASAFSCGKSALRSQDKRVNIW is encoded by the coding sequence ATGCCTAATCCAATCCGTACTGCCATTACTGCTTTATTTATTGCCGGCTCTGCCTTAAGCCACGCCAATAATCTGGTTTTAGAAGCCGATACAATGGATAGATCGGCTGATCCGTGTAATAACTTTTATCAATATGCAAATGGGCATTGGCTGGAAAAGCACCCTGTGCCAGCAGATCGGGCCCGCTATGGGGCTTATGATGAGGTTTCTGAGCGCAATCTCACGGCGCTTAAAAGTATTATTGAAACGGCAGCCAAATCAACGGGCAATCACGCCGCAAGTCATAAAGTAGGGGCGTTTTATTTAAGTGGTATGGATGAGGCCCGTTTAGAGGCAGAAGGCGCGAAACCACTGGCAGAGCGCCTAGCGCAAATATCAGCCATGAACACGCAGCAGGATTTGATTCGAGTTTTAGCGCAGTTACATAAAGAAGGCGTTAATCCCTTATTTGATTTTAGTGTCAATCAGGATGCCAAAAATTCACTGCGTTATATCGTGGATTTATCTCAGGGCGGATTGGGTTTACCTGACCGGGATTATTATTTAAAGCTGGATAGCAAACACAAAAAATTGCGCCATCAATATAAAGCGCATTTAGTGCAAATGTTTACCCTATTAGGCGATAGCCCGCAAACTGCAGAAAAAAACGCCATTCGTATTCTTCGTTTAGAAACTGGCCTAGCCAGTGTATCAATGACCATGGTGGAGCAGCGCGACCCTGAAGCCACTTACCATTTGCTGAATATAAAAGATGTACAAAAATTAAGCCCGCATTTTACCTGGTCTGCCTATTTTGAAGAGCTAGGCATTACCGCGCCCAAAGAGATCAATATTGCCCAGCCTAAATTTTTTGCACATATCAGCCATCTGTTCAACAACACATCAATGGATGACTGGAAAGCCTATTTACGCTGGCATTTAGTGCATGCGCGCGCGCAATACCTCTCTACTGTCTTTGTAAATACTGATTTTGCTTTTTATAGCCAAACCCTGTCAGGCGCAAAAGAATTAAGGCCACGCTGGAAACGGGTTTTAAAAAGCTTGGATCAAAACTTGGGTGAAGTATTAGGTGAGCTATATGTAGCGCAATACTTTAGCCCCGCCGCAAAAGCCAAAGCGCTGGAAATGGTTGCTAATATTAAGTTGGCGATGGTAGAGCAAATTAAAAGCCTCGAGTGGATGAGCGCAGCCACTAAGGAGCAAGCTTTAAAGAAGCTTGATAAAGTCGTAGTCAAAATTGGCTACCCAGAGACTTGGCGTGATTACAGCAGCCTGCAAATTGATAAAGAATCTTATGCTGGCAATATCAAGCGCAGCCATGAATTTGAATTCAAGCGCCAGCTTGCTAAACTGGGCAAGAAAATTGATCGCAATGAATGGGGCATGACGCCTTCTACCGTCAATGCCTATTACAATCCAACCATGAATGAAATGGTTTTCCCTGCGGGTATTTTACAAGCGCCGCTCTTTCATATGGGCGCAGATACCGCCAGTAATTACGGCAATACCGGTGCCACCATAGGCCATGAATTGATTCATGCTTTTGATGATGAAGGCAGCCAGTTTGATGGCGATGGTAATTTAAAAAGCTGGTGGACAACCGAAGATAGAAGCAACTTTACCGCGCGTGTTGCCCGCATAGAAAAACAATTTGATGAGTTTAACCCGATTGATAAACTACATATCAATGGCAAACTCACTGCAGGTGAAAATATTGCTGATTTAGGTGGGTTAAAAATTGCCTTACTGGCTTTAAAGAAATCATTGCAGGCAAAACCACAGCCAGAAAAAATTGATGGCTTAACGCAGGAGCAGCGTTTTTTTATTGCCAATGCACAAAGCTTTAGAAACAATACCCGTGTAGAAGCATTGCGCCTGCAAATACTCACCGACCCGCATGCACCAGAAAAATACCGGGTTATTGCCCCATTTGCCAATATGCCAGAATTTGCCAGCGCATTTTCCTGCGGTAAATCAGCATTAAGAAGCCAAGATAAGCGGGTTAATATTTGGTAA
- a CDS encoding AIM24 family protein, whose protein sequence is MTIYNPSNLPKNDNLNRFAFVVDVADEIFIRKGKMIAFYGQLQFESLGSSLLDILVKESFNSPLYINNFIVAKGRGQLILGDNGNDIACYDLEDANMTIKASHLLGFSKNIICQESTMPGFLTLMGNGKLIASSNGPVHFLDLPCRVDEQAILGWADCPSPSYRYDYEHVTGVLSAVGAMTNITLSGEEKQIDFSGQGTVLIQSSEFGLNDSSTLAHIMSQLPFLNKSELNSLNAYVEQNLQH, encoded by the coding sequence ATGACTATCTACAATCCGAGTAATTTACCTAAAAACGATAATCTAAATCGCTTTGCCTTTGTAGTCGATGTGGCAGATGAGATTTTTATCCGTAAAGGAAAAATGATTGCGTTTTATGGGCAGCTGCAATTTGAATCGCTGGGCTCAAGTTTGCTGGATATCTTAGTTAAAGAATCATTCAATTCTCCCTTATATATCAACAATTTTATCGTGGCAAAAGGCCGTGGACAGTTGATTTTGGGGGATAACGGCAATGATATCGCCTGCTATGATCTTGAAGACGCCAATATGACAATTAAGGCCAGCCATTTGTTGGGGTTTAGTAAAAATATTATTTGCCAAGAATCAACCATGCCAGGGTTTTTAACCTTAATGGGTAATGGCAAATTAATCGCCTCAAGTAATGGGCCTGTGCACTTTTTAGATTTGCCATGCCGCGTTGATGAGCAAGCAATTTTAGGCTGGGCAGATTGCCCCAGCCCTTCTTATCGTTATGATTACGAGCATGTCACCGGCGTATTGTCGGCGGTCGGTGCAATGACCAATATCACTTTATCTGGCGAAGAAAAGCAGATTGATTTTAGCGGGCAAGGCACGGTGCTGATTCAATCCTCAGAATTTGGCTTGAATGATAGCTCTACGCTGGCGCATATTATGTCGCAATTGCCATTTTTGAATAAAAGCGAATTAAATAGTCTGAATGCATATGTAGAGCAGAATTTGCAGCATTAA
- a CDS encoding AIM24 family protein produces the protein MPSYTQINEKLIEISLNNEEVFAKKGSMIAYQGKVNFARSFLGGGNVQDLAMRTATNEGNALMVAKGNGKVYYAYDGLFVSIIQVNNEMVYVESETLLAYDSRLTVGTMFLGNQGGVQSMVRGAVSGQGLFTTTLQGTGEMAILSDGNAIALQVTAEQPVFVDPNAYIGHKGNLTSTIVTDLNWKTFVGQASGESYQVKFMGQGTVYIQASER, from the coding sequence ATGCCCTCATATACACAAATTAATGAAAAATTGATTGAAATCTCCCTGAATAACGAGGAGGTCTTTGCGAAGAAAGGCTCGATGATCGCCTATCAGGGCAAGGTAAACTTTGCTCGCTCCTTTCTGGGCGGCGGCAATGTGCAGGATTTAGCCATGCGTACCGCCACCAATGAAGGCAATGCGCTGATGGTTGCCAAGGGCAATGGTAAGGTTTATTACGCCTACGATGGTTTGTTTGTCAGCATTATCCAAGTGAATAATGAGATGGTGTATGTAGAAAGCGAAACACTGCTCGCCTACGATTCACGGCTAACTGTTGGCACGATGTTTCTGGGCAATCAGGGCGGCGTGCAGAGTATGGTGCGCGGCGCGGTAAGTGGGCAGGGCCTCTTTACCACTACCTTGCAAGGTACAGGTGAAATGGCGATTTTATCGGATGGCAATGCGATTGCTTTGCAAGTAACGGCTGAGCAGCCGGTATTTGTTGATCCAAATGCCTATATTGGCCACAAAGGGAATCTGACTTCTACGATTGTGACCGATTTAAATTGGAAAACTTTTGTTGGGCAGGCTTCGGGCGAATCCTACCAAGTGAAGTTTATGGGACAGGGCACGGTTTATATTCAGGCGAGTGAAAGATAA
- a CDS encoding AIM24 family protein, with translation MSSFRINSDRLLEVDLQSEKVMAIAGSMVAYTGSMKFEKAILGGEGLFGALKRKVTNEGMSLMQTSGTGKVFFANNAAEIAVIPLANEKLFIESSSLLAYDSGLKTNTSFAGLRGAASGQGLFTTTVEGSGNIAVISRGNLITLEVGPSYPLFVDPDAFIGYKGNLSQEFVFDVNWRTMVGEASGESYQFKFTGQGVVYIQPAER, from the coding sequence GTGAGCAGTTTCAGAATCAATTCAGATCGCTTATTAGAAGTCGATCTGCAGAGTGAAAAGGTAATGGCGATTGCCGGTTCGATGGTGGCCTACACTGGCTCGATGAAGTTTGAAAAGGCCATTTTGGGCGGCGAAGGGCTGTTTGGTGCACTGAAGCGCAAAGTCACCAACGAAGGCATGTCGCTGATGCAAACCAGCGGCACGGGCAAAGTGTTTTTTGCCAATAATGCGGCCGAGATTGCGGTGATTCCGCTAGCCAATGAAAAACTTTTTATTGAAAGCAGCAGCTTGCTGGCTTACGACTCGGGACTTAAAACCAATACCTCTTTTGCTGGCCTGCGTGGCGCGGCATCGGGGCAGGGCTTGTTTACCACGACGGTAGAAGGCAGCGGCAATATCGCGGTGATTTCACGCGGTAATCTGATCACGCTGGAAGTAGGGCCAAGCTATCCGCTGTTTGTTGATCCGGATGCGTTTATTGGCTACAAGGGCAATCTCTCGCAAGAATTTGTGTTTGATGTGAATTGGCGAACGATGGTGGGTGAGGCATCGGGCGAATCTTATCAATTCAAGTTTACAGGGCAGGGTGTGGTGTATATCCAGCCTGCTGAACGTTAA
- a CDS encoding tellurite resistance TerB family protein: protein MGLFDSIKKMGQDASNMLSNEVTKFKNKDFLNAVVAGCALVATSDGSISPEEKRKMLGYISNSDELKVFDSADVIDSFNKIAAKFDFDYEIGKAEALKIIAKLKSNPDACKLMIRVCCVIGAADGNFDANEQKMVITICRELGINEAEFDLK from the coding sequence ATGGGTTTGTTCGATTCGATCAAAAAGATGGGTCAAGACGCCAGCAATATGCTGAGCAATGAAGTGACTAAATTTAAAAATAAAGATTTTTTAAATGCCGTGGTCGCTGGATGCGCTTTGGTTGCCACCAGTGATGGCAGCATTAGTCCGGAAGAAAAAAGAAAGATGCTGGGATATATCAGCAATTCAGATGAATTAAAAGTATTTGATTCGGCCGATGTGATTGATTCATTTAATAAGATTGCTGCTAAATTTGATTTTGATTATGAAATTGGCAAGGCAGAAGCATTGAAAATAATTGCTAAATTAAAGAGCAATCCCGATGCATGCAAATTAATGATTCGTGTTTGCTGCGTGATTGGCGCTGCGGATGGCAATTTTGATGCCAATGAACAGAAAATGGTGATTACCATTTGCCGCGAGTTGGGTATTAACGAGGCCGAATTTGATTTGAAATAA
- a CDS encoding DEAD/DEAH box helicase, with protein sequence MSFSALGLSPAVLLAASKKSYITPTPVQAEVIPAVLWGEDVLAQAATGSGKTAAYVLPLLHLMTTGSSKVLILVPTRELAVQVGEEIKGLLAALSKNNLTKPIKLATVFGGVAINPQMMQLRGGADVLVATPGRVLDLIDKNAVRPEFFNTLVLDEADRLLDMGFAAEIGRILALLPAKRQSLFFSATFPDDVNALATGILNNPTRVMIAATEINQPDILQRAIFVDAERRADLLAHLIKENEGQRVLVFVASKHGSEQLANTLYAKGINAAPFHGEFSQGRRNQVLAEFKSGSLQVVVATDLAGRGIDIDGLPFVVNYDLPRSPVDYTHRIGRTGRNGASGTAISLVSAATEAHFRLIETRQNIRLSREVIAGFEAKLTSMPAVDNTGGVKGVRMSKKDKLRAAAARADAQGSAE encoded by the coding sequence ATGTCCTTTTCCGCTCTGGGTCTGTCACCCGCCGTTTTACTTGCTGCTAGCAAAAAATCCTATATCACTCCAACGCCCGTTCAGGCGGAGGTAATTCCTGCTGTGCTGTGGGGGGAGGATGTTTTGGCACAGGCGGCTACGGGTTCGGGCAAAACGGCTGCTTATGTTTTGCCACTGCTCCATCTCATGACGACGGGCAGTAGCAAGGTGCTGATTCTGGTGCCAACGCGTGAGTTAGCGGTGCAGGTGGGGGAAGAGATCAAGGGCTTGCTGGCGGCTTTAAGCAAAAATAATCTAACTAAGCCGATCAAGCTGGCAACGGTATTTGGTGGTGTGGCGATTAATCCGCAAATGATGCAGCTGCGTGGTGGGGCCGATGTGCTGGTGGCAACGCCAGGCCGCGTGCTAGATTTGATCGATAAGAACGCGGTTCGGCCTGAGTTTTTTAATACCTTGGTGCTGGACGAAGCCGATCGCTTATTGGATATGGGCTTTGCTGCCGAAATTGGCCGCATCCTAGCGCTGTTACCGGCTAAACGCCAAAGCCTATTTTTCTCGGCAACCTTCCCAGACGATGTCAACGCACTGGCGACAGGCATATTAAATAATCCAACGCGGGTGATGATTGCGGCTACAGAAATTAATCAGCCAGATATCTTGCAGCGGGCGATTTTTGTGGATGCCGAGCGTCGTGCGGACTTACTCGCTCATTTGATCAAAGAGAATGAAGGGCAGCGGGTCCTGGTGTTTGTTGCCAGCAAGCATGGTAGCGAGCAGCTGGCCAATACGCTTTACGCCAAAGGCATTAACGCGGCACCTTTTCATGGCGAATTTAGCCAGGGTCGCCGCAATCAGGTCTTAGCCGAATTTAAGTCGGGCAGCTTGCAAGTGGTGGTGGCGACCGATCTGGCTGGCCGTGGTATCGATATCGATGGTCTGCCTTTTGTGGTGAATTACGATTTGCCGCGCTCGCCGGTTGATTACACCCATCGCATTGGCCGCACTGGCCGTAATGGCGCGAGTGGCACGGCGATTAGCCTCGTGAGTGCCGCCACCGAAGCGCATTTTCGCCTAATCGAAACCCGCCAAAATATCCGCCTAAGCCGCGAAGTGATTGCTGGCTTTGAAGCTAAATTAACGAGCATGCCTGCGGTCGACAATACGGGTGGTGTGAAGGGGGTGCGAATGAGTAAGAAAGATAAACTGCGGGCAGCTGCTGCCCGTGCCGATGCGCAAGGAAGTGCTGAGTAA
- a CDS encoding substrate-binding periplasmic protein, which translates to MKTQYLLAMLLASWLLPAFAADLSLCYEDVDVYPWVYGKNEGMDRYLLQAVSSRLKINIEYRPRPWKRCQYEVRNGISDGMFSASFNTERQEYAVYPTLANGQPDPNYRMARDDYRIYRRTGTTINWQSRRMNHVNLIGIQAGYSIHAELHAAGYTLEDSSKNVSDLMRKLDAGIVDVVITMQGPAQHTLQTLPHLTSRIEVLPIPYKVNNLYLPLNKGYCQKQAERCHALWQEIRNVRESTEYQNLLKAHGF; encoded by the coding sequence GTGAAAACGCAATATCTGCTGGCAATGCTTCTTGCAAGCTGGCTACTGCCTGCCTTTGCTGCAGATCTCAGCCTGTGTTACGAGGATGTTGATGTTTATCCGTGGGTATATGGCAAGAACGAAGGAATGGATCGTTATTTACTCCAGGCCGTCTCCAGCCGCCTGAAAATCAATATTGAATATCGCCCCCGCCCATGGAAACGTTGCCAGTATGAAGTTCGCAATGGCATCAGCGACGGTATGTTTTCAGCCTCATTTAATACCGAACGGCAAGAGTATGCAGTTTATCCGACTCTCGCCAACGGCCAGCCCGACCCAAATTACCGCATGGCCCGTGATGACTACCGGATTTATCGACGCACTGGCACAACAATAAACTGGCAGAGCAGGCGGATGAACCATGTCAATTTGATTGGTATCCAGGCTGGCTATAGCATCCACGCAGAGCTTCACGCTGCAGGCTATACACTGGAAGACAGCTCAAAAAATGTCAGTGATCTGATGCGCAAACTGGATGCCGGCATCGTCGATGTTGTCATTACCATGCAAGGCCCGGCCCAACATACTCTGCAAACTTTGCCACACCTGACCAGCCGCATCGAAGTACTCCCCATTCCCTACAAAGTTAACAATTTGTATCTGCCCTTGAATAAAGGCTACTGCCAGAAACAAGCAGAACGCTGCCATGCACTCTGGCAGGAAATCCGCAACGTCCGCGAAAGTACGGAATACCAGAATTTGTTAAAGGCACACGGCTTCTGA
- a CDS encoding peptide ABC transporter ATP-binding protein, with protein MSNNPILVASEITRHYHVSRGFMKPSATVKALNGVSFSLEAQKTLAVVGESGCGKSTLARQLTLIEDLTSGQLQIAGIDTVGASVADLKTLRPKVQMVFQNPYASLNPRKQIGTMLAEPLLLNTSLSAAEREEKVRAMMTRVGLRPEHYHRYPHMFSGGQRQRIAVARAMMLNPSVVVADEPTSALDVSIQAQILNLFMDLQDELGIAYVFISHNLSVVEHVADDVMVMYFGRAVEHGSKDVLFDRPLHPYTRALMSATPAIRAEDRGAKVKLLGELPSPLNPPTGCAFNTRCPFATDHCRKEVPQLRPLEDRLVACHRIEEITV; from the coding sequence ATGAGCAACAATCCTATCCTGGTCGCCAGCGAAATTACTCGCCATTACCACGTTTCACGCGGCTTCATGAAGCCATCCGCCACGGTAAAAGCCTTAAATGGCGTGAGCTTTAGCCTAGAGGCGCAGAAAACACTGGCCGTTGTGGGCGAATCGGGCTGTGGTAAATCGACCTTAGCGCGTCAACTTACCCTGATCGAAGATTTGACCAGTGGCCAGTTGCAAATCGCCGGTATCGATACCGTAGGCGCGAGTGTTGCAGATCTAAAAACACTGCGCCCTAAAGTGCAGATGGTGTTTCAGAACCCCTACGCCTCTTTAAATCCGCGTAAACAAATCGGCACCATGCTGGCCGAACCGCTGCTGTTGAATACATCTTTAAGCGCCGCCGAGCGCGAAGAAAAAGTACGCGCCATGATGACGCGTGTTGGCCTACGGCCTGAGCATTATCACCGCTACCCGCATATGTTCTCCGGCGGCCAGCGCCAGCGTATCGCCGTGGCGCGTGCCATGATGCTGAACCCAAGCGTGGTGGTGGCAGACGAGCCAACTTCGGCGCTGGATGTCTCGATTCAGGCGCAGATTTTGAATCTGTTTATGGATCTGCAAGACGAGCTGGGCATCGCCTACGTCTTTATCAGCCACAATCTATCTGTGGTTGAGCATGTCGCCGACGATGTGATGGTGATGTACTTTGGCCGCGCGGTAGAGCACGGCAGCAAAGATGTTCTGTTTGATCGCCCTCTGCACCCTTACACCCGTGCCCTGATGTCGGCCACGCCAGCCATCCGGGCGGAGGATCGTGGTGCAAAAGTGAAGCTGCTCGGCGAGCTGCCATCCCCGCTCAACCCACCCACCGGTTGCGCCTTCAACACCCGCTGCCCCTTTGCCACCGACCACTGCCGCAAAGAAGTTCCTCAGCTGCGCCCGCTGGAAGACCGCTTAGTGGCTTGCCACCGGATTGAAGAAATTACGGTTTGA
- a CDS encoding oligopeptide/dipeptide ABC transporter ATP-binding protein, with the protein MSLLDIKNLSVAFGSVDKPFRAVESVDFSINRGEIVGIVGESGSGKSVTMLALMGLIDAPGRVTADELSFEGKDLLNMKAGEKRKIIGKDIAMIFQDALSSLNPAYTVGYQLMETLREHEGLRGAAAKARAIELLEMVEIPAAKSRLDAYPHQLSGGMSQRVMIAMAIACKPRLLIADEPTTALDVTVQAQIMELLVNLQKQHDMALILITHDLAVIAEVAQRVVVMYAGQVAETSPVPAIFDVPRHPYTQALLSSIPEHSKGAHRLATLPGVVPGQYDRPVGCLLSPRCPYVQESCKTNRPALINTGTSTVRCITPLDEAGRPQA; encoded by the coding sequence ATGAGTTTATTAGATATAAAAAACCTCTCCGTAGCGTTTGGTTCGGTTGATAAGCCATTTCGGGCAGTAGAAAGCGTCGATTTTTCGATTAACCGTGGCGAGATCGTCGGGATTGTTGGCGAATCGGGCTCGGGTAAAAGCGTGACCATGCTGGCCTTGATGGGGTTGATCGACGCCCCTGGCCGCGTCACTGCGGATGAATTGTCTTTTGAAGGCAAAGATCTGCTGAATATGAAAGCAGGCGAGAAGCGCAAGATTATCGGCAAAGATATCGCCATGATTTTCCAAGACGCACTCTCCAGCCTAAATCCAGCCTATACCGTGGGCTATCAACTGATGGAAACGCTGCGCGAGCATGAAGGCCTGCGTGGTGCTGCGGCTAAGGCTCGGGCGATTGAGCTGCTGGAAATGGTAGAGATCCCCGCTGCCAAATCACGGCTAGATGCCTACCCGCATCAATTATCTGGCGGCATGAGCCAGCGCGTGATGATCGCAATGGCCATTGCTTGTAAACCACGATTACTGATTGCTGATGAGCCAACCACCGCGCTGGATGTAACGGTGCAAGCGCAGATTATGGAGCTGCTGGTTAATCTGCAAAAGCAGCACGATATGGCGCTGATCCTGATTACCCACGATTTGGCCGTGATTGCAGAAGTAGCACAGCGTGTGGTGGTGATGTATGCCGGCCAAGTGGCTGAAACCAGCCCTGTACCTGCGATCTTTGACGTGCCACGCCACCCTTATACCCAAGCGCTGCTTAGCTCTATTCCTGAGCACAGCAAGGGCGCACATCGCTTGGCGACTTTACCCGGCGTTGTGCCGGGGCAATACGATAGGCCGGTGGGTTGTCTACTGTCGCCACGCTGCCCCTATGTGCAAGAGTCCTGTAAAACAAATCGTCCAGCGCTGATCAATACGGGCACAAGCACCGTGCGCTGCATTACACCACTGGATGAAGCTGGGAGACCGCAAGCATGA